A region from the Mycobacterium heidelbergense genome encodes:
- the eccE gene encoding type VII secretion protein EccE, whose amino-acid sequence MSRSIPTPGAGRITLALLVVVPAAMAYPWRSPRDYWLLGIAAAVVVVLFGWWHGLHFTTILRRRLAMVGRGRNQKAGLVPESGCATKTTALLRVGPPVGDSDVLPLPVIAGYLDRYGVRADKIRITSRDNASDPSRRETWIGITVSAPDNLAALRARSSRIPLHETAQVVARRLADHLREIGWEASAVGPADVPRPLEPDARESWRGVQRGASDYIAAYQVRVDDGLPETLDAIRSHPAHETCTALEISGEGTHRTVAAACAIQTDTPPGGAAPLDGLTPQRGNHRPALAALDPLSTRRLDGHTGEPAGLLARLVWPTPVAGAHRASPAEPVRT is encoded by the coding sequence GTGAGCCGCTCGATACCGACCCCCGGCGCCGGCCGGATCACCCTGGCGCTGCTGGTCGTGGTGCCCGCCGCGATGGCCTACCCCTGGCGGTCGCCGCGCGACTACTGGCTGCTCGGCATCGCCGCCGCCGTCGTGGTCGTGCTGTTCGGCTGGTGGCACGGCCTGCATTTCACCACGATCCTGCGCCGCCGCCTGGCGATGGTGGGCCGCGGCCGAAACCAGAAGGCCGGGCTCGTTCCCGAATCCGGTTGCGCCACAAAGACGACGGCGCTGCTGCGGGTCGGACCGCCCGTCGGCGATTCGGATGTGCTTCCGCTGCCGGTGATCGCGGGGTACCTGGACCGCTACGGCGTCCGCGCCGACAAGATCCGGATCACCAGCCGCGACAACGCATCCGACCCGTCGCGGCGGGAGACCTGGATCGGGATCACGGTGTCGGCGCCCGACAACCTGGCGGCCCTGCGGGCGCGCTCGTCGCGAATCCCGTTGCACGAGACCGCCCAGGTCGTGGCGCGCCGGCTGGCCGACCACCTCCGTGAGATCGGATGGGAAGCGAGTGCGGTCGGGCCCGCCGACGTTCCGCGGCCGCTGGAGCCCGACGCCCGCGAATCGTGGCGAGGGGTGCAGCGGGGCGCCTCGGATTATATTGCGGCATACCAGGTCCGCGTCGACGACGGGTTGCCCGAAACCCTGGACGCGATCCGGTCGCACCCGGCGCACGAGACGTGCACGGCGCTGGAGATCTCCGGCGAGGGCACCCACCGCACGGTCGCGGCCGCGTGCGCGATCCAGACCGATACGCCCCCCGGTGGCGCGGCGCCGCTGGACGGGCTGACTCCCCAACGCGGAAACCACCGGCCGGCGCTGGCGGCGTTGGATCCGCTGTCCACCCGGCGCCTCGACGGGCACACGGGTGAGCCCGCCGGCCTGCTGGCGCGACTCGTCTGGCCCACCCCGGTGGCCGGCGCCCATCGGGCCTCGCCGGCCGAACCCGTCAGAACATGA
- the eccD gene encoding type VII secretion integral membrane protein EccD: protein MPIVRVAILADSRLTEMALPAELPLREILPAVRRLAAPGAANGDAEDTLDTLAASHLSLAPVGGAPFSLDASLDTVGVVDGDLLALQPVPAGPAAPGIVEDIADAAMIFSTSRLRPWGAAHIQRGAVAAAVVVAFLATGLGVTYRATTGALSGLVAVSVVAALTALAGLLITARSARAGLALSIAALAPIGAALALAVPGRFGPAQLMLAAAGVAAWSLTVLLVPGPERERAAAFFTTTAVVGAGIVLAAAAELLWQPTVLTIGCGLIVAALLVTVEAAQLSALWARFPLPVIPAPGDPTPSAPSLPLLEDLPRRVRIGDAHQSGFIAAAVLLSVLGSVAIAVRPESLGGFGWYVVAATAATSVLRARVWDSAACKAWLLAQPYLVAGVLLVIYTATGRYGAALGAALVLVALASVWAVVASNPRIASPDSYSLPLRRLLGFLAAGLDASLIPVMAYLVGLFSWVLNR, encoded by the coding sequence ATGCCGATCGTCCGCGTCGCCATTCTCGCCGACAGCAGGCTGACGGAGATGGCGCTGCCCGCCGAGTTGCCGCTGCGCGAAATCCTGCCCGCGGTCCGGCGTTTGGCGGCTCCCGGGGCCGCGAATGGTGACGCCGAGGACACCCTGGACACCCTCGCGGCTTCCCACCTGAGCCTGGCACCCGTCGGTGGCGCGCCGTTCAGCCTGGACGCCAGCCTGGACACGGTCGGGGTCGTCGACGGTGACCTGCTGGCGCTGCAGCCGGTCCCCGCCGGCCCGGCCGCGCCGGGCATCGTCGAGGACATCGCCGACGCCGCCATGATCTTCTCGACCTCCCGGCTGAGGCCCTGGGGCGCCGCGCACATCCAGCGTGGGGCGGTGGCCGCGGCGGTCGTCGTGGCCTTCCTGGCGACCGGCCTGGGAGTCACCTACCGGGCGACCACCGGCGCGCTGTCCGGGCTGGTCGCCGTCAGCGTGGTCGCCGCGCTCACCGCGTTGGCCGGCTTGCTGATCACGGCGCGTTCCGCGCGCGCCGGACTGGCGCTGTCGATCGCGGCGCTGGCGCCCATCGGCGCGGCCCTGGCGTTGGCGGTGCCCGGGCGATTCGGGCCGGCGCAACTGATGCTGGCCGCGGCCGGCGTCGCCGCGTGGTCGCTGACGGTCCTGCTGGTTCCCGGCCCGGAGCGCGAACGCGCCGCCGCCTTCTTCACCACGACCGCGGTGGTCGGGGCCGGGATCGTGCTGGCCGCCGCCGCCGAATTACTGTGGCAGCCAACGGTATTGACCATCGGCTGCGGGCTCATCGTGGCGGCCCTGCTGGTCACCGTCGAGGCGGCCCAGTTGTCCGCGCTGTGGGCGCGCTTCCCGTTGCCGGTCATTCCCGCGCCCGGCGATCCGACCCCGTCGGCGCCGTCGCTACCCCTGCTGGAGGACCTGCCGCGGCGGGTGCGGATCGGCGACGCCCATCAGAGCGGATTCATCGCCGCCGCGGTGTTGCTCAGCGTCCTGGGATCGGTCGCGATCGCGGTGCGCCCCGAGTCGTTGGGCGGTTTCGGCTGGTACGTCGTCGCGGCGACCGCCGCCACGTCCGTCCTGCGCGCCCGGGTCTGGGATTCGGCCGCCTGCAAGGCGTGGCTGCTCGCCCAGCCCTACCTGGTCGCGGGTGTCCTGTTGGTGATCTACACGGCGACGGGCCGTTACGGCGCGGCGCTGGGCGCGGCGCTGGTCCTCGTCGCGCTGGCGTCGGTGTGGGCGGTGGTGGCGTCGAACCCGCGCATCGCCTCGCCGGACAGCTATTCGCTGCCGCTGCGCCGGCTCCTGGGCTTCCTGGCGGCCGGCCTCGATGCCTCGCTGATCCCCGTCATGGCGTACCTCGTCGGCCTCTTCAGCTGGGTCCTCAATCGATGA
- a CDS encoding ESX secretion-associated protein EspG, with amino-acid sequence MDAAPNAVELTVDHAWYIAETIGAGSFPWVLAITTPYCDAAQRGAFLERQRADLTRMGLVSHDGAINPAVADWIRAVCFPDRWLDLRYVGPTRTGEATGSGELLRGVVARRAGATDKTVVALRSAQLVTFTAMDVDDPRGLVPVLGVGLAQRQPARFEEFSMPACVGARADERLRSGASLPEVVEYLGIPASARPVVESVFTGPRSYVEVVAGCHRDGRHSTTEVGMSIVDTTAGRVLVSPSRAFDGEWVSTFGPGTPFAIAVAIEQLTALLPDGQWFPGQRLSRDFSLQYS; translated from the coding sequence ATGGATGCTGCACCCAACGCCGTCGAGCTGACGGTCGACCACGCCTGGTACATCGCGGAAACCATTGGAGCGGGTAGCTTTCCGTGGGTCCTGGCGATCACCACGCCGTATTGCGATGCCGCGCAGCGAGGGGCGTTCCTGGAGCGTCAGCGCGCGGACCTGACCCGGATGGGTCTGGTGTCGCACGACGGAGCGATCAACCCGGCGGTCGCGGACTGGATCAGGGCGGTCTGCTTTCCGGACCGGTGGCTCGACCTGCGCTACGTGGGACCCACCAGGACCGGTGAGGCCACCGGTTCCGGCGAGCTGCTGCGCGGGGTGGTCGCGCGGCGCGCCGGCGCCACGGACAAGACGGTGGTCGCGTTGCGGAGCGCGCAGCTGGTCACGTTCACGGCCATGGACGTCGACGACCCGCGGGGGCTGGTCCCGGTCCTGGGCGTCGGCCTGGCGCAGCGGCAGCCGGCGCGATTCGAGGAGTTCAGCATGCCGGCGTGCGTCGGAGCGCGGGCCGACGAGCGGCTGCGGTCCGGCGCTTCGCTGCCCGAAGTGGTTGAATACCTGGGCATCCCGGCATCGGCACGACCGGTGGTGGAGTCGGTGTTCACCGGCCCGCGCAGCTACGTCGAGGTCGTTGCCGGCTGCCACCGCGACGGGCGGCACTCCACCACCGAGGTCGGGATGAGCATCGTCGACACCACCGCGGGCCGGGTGCTGGTCAGCCCGTCGCGCGCCTTCGACGGCGAGTGGGTCTCGACGTTCGGCCCGGGAACCCCCTTCGCGATCGCCGTCGCGATCGAACAGCTGACCGCCCTCTTACCGGATGGCCAATGGTTTCCCGGCCAGCGGCTGTCCCGAGATTTTTCCCTCCAATATTCCTAG
- a CDS encoding WXG100 family type VII secretion target, with amino-acid sequence MSQIMYNYPAMLGHAGDMSGYAGTLQGLGADIASEQAALSNAWQGDTGMTYQVWQAQWNQAMESLVRAYQSMASTHEANTLAMYARDAAEAAKWGG; translated from the coding sequence ATGTCACAGATCATGTACAACTACCCCGCGATGCTGGGCCACGCGGGAGACATGTCCGGCTACGCCGGCACCCTGCAGGGGCTGGGCGCCGACATCGCCAGCGAGCAGGCCGCGCTGTCCAACGCGTGGCAGGGCGACACCGGTATGACCTATCAGGTGTGGCAGGCGCAGTGGAACCAGGCGATGGAATCGCTGGTGCGGGCCTATCAGTCGATGGCCAGCACCCACGAGGCCAACACCCTGGCCATGTACGCCCGTGACGCGGCCGAAGCCGCCAAATGGGGCGGCTAG
- a CDS encoding WXG100 family type VII secretion target, with product MSMLDAHIPQLVAAQSAFGTKAALMRSTISQAEQEAMSAQAFHVGEASAAFQAAHARFVEVAARVNTLLDIAQANLGDAAGTYVAADAAAASGYTAF from the coding sequence ATGAGTATGTTGGATGCTCATATTCCGCAATTGGTGGCCGCGCAGTCGGCGTTTGGCACCAAGGCGGCGTTGATGCGCAGCACGATCAGCCAGGCCGAGCAAGAGGCGATGTCGGCGCAGGCGTTTCACGTCGGGGAGGCCTCGGCGGCGTTCCAGGCGGCCCATGCCCGCTTCGTGGAGGTGGCCGCTCGGGTCAACACCCTGCTGGACATCGCCCAGGCCAACCTCGGGGACGCCGCGGGCACCTACGTGGCCGCCGACGCCGCGGCCGCGTCCGGCTACACCGCATTCTGA
- a CDS encoding PPE family protein: protein MSSPIWMASPPEVYSAMLSAGPGPGSLLAAAGAWSSLSAEYASAAVELGGLLGAVQAGAWQGPSAERYVAAHAPYLAWLQQASADSAGVAAQHEVAATAYTSALAAMPTLVELAANHIIHGVLVATNFFGINTIPIALNEADYVRMWVQAATAMSAYQAASGAALASAPRTAPAPNVLNPGVGEADNAATGATPGAFDPGSLISQLLQTYLNFYGGMFNEIATFLQDPVGNSIGLVEAFLTNPSEALVLYGPLLFALGYQVFFNLVGWPTWGMVLSSPFLIPLGLSLGIGAVTLLPAQIAPVAAGVAGAAPLLLASTGSPAWPAAGMAPTVASPAGAPAPAGAAGAGVAATPAPATATGTFAYMVGFGGGPGSESGPTVGGRGGAKAPAATIPAVGAAAPGRAAGRARRRRRATMREYGDEFLDMDSDVGVAPDYGEAAVASGNGARTLGFAGTARKVSALSAAGLTKLAGDEFGGGPRVPMVPGTWEHDPDDRHGPGESERGGGDGS, encoded by the coding sequence ATGAGCTCGCCCATCTGGATGGCTTCGCCGCCGGAGGTGTATTCGGCGATGCTGAGCGCCGGTCCGGGACCGGGGTCGCTGTTGGCGGCCGCCGGCGCCTGGTCGTCGCTCAGCGCCGAATACGCCTCGGCCGCGGTCGAACTCGGTGGGCTTTTGGGGGCGGTTCAGGCGGGGGCGTGGCAGGGGCCGAGCGCCGAGCGGTATGTGGCGGCCCACGCGCCCTACCTGGCGTGGCTGCAGCAGGCCAGTGCCGACAGCGCCGGCGTGGCCGCGCAGCACGAGGTCGCGGCGACGGCCTACACGAGCGCCCTGGCGGCGATGCCGACGCTGGTCGAGCTGGCCGCCAACCACATCATTCACGGGGTGCTGGTCGCAACGAATTTCTTTGGCATCAACACGATTCCGATCGCGCTCAACGAGGCGGACTACGTGCGCATGTGGGTGCAGGCCGCCACCGCGATGAGCGCCTATCAGGCGGCCTCGGGCGCGGCGCTGGCCTCGGCGCCGCGCACCGCCCCCGCGCCGAATGTGCTGAATCCCGGTGTGGGTGAGGCGGACAACGCCGCGACCGGCGCCACCCCAGGCGCCTTCGACCCCGGGTCGTTGATCTCGCAACTGCTGCAGACTTACCTCAACTTCTACGGCGGGATGTTCAACGAGATCGCCACGTTCCTGCAGGATCCCGTGGGGAACTCGATCGGCCTCGTCGAGGCCTTCCTGACGAATCCGTCCGAGGCGCTGGTGCTTTACGGTCCCCTGCTGTTCGCGCTCGGTTACCAGGTGTTCTTCAACCTGGTTGGCTGGCCGACCTGGGGGATGGTGCTGAGTTCGCCGTTCCTGATACCGCTGGGCCTCAGCCTGGGCATCGGCGCGGTGACGTTGCTGCCCGCCCAGATCGCGCCCGTCGCGGCGGGCGTCGCCGGGGCGGCGCCACTGCTGCTGGCCTCGACCGGTTCCCCGGCATGGCCGGCGGCGGGCATGGCCCCGACGGTGGCGAGCCCCGCCGGCGCACCGGCGCCGGCGGGCGCCGCGGGCGCCGGCGTGGCCGCGACGCCCGCCCCGGCGACGGCCACCGGAACCTTCGCCTACATGGTGGGTTTCGGCGGTGGCCCGGGCTCCGAGTCGGGGCCGACGGTGGGCGGCCGCGGCGGCGCCAAGGCGCCGGCGGCGACCATCCCGGCGGTCGGCGCCGCCGCGCCCGGCCGGGCGGCGGGGCGGGCGCGGCGGCGCCGGCGGGCCACAATGCGCGAGTATGGCGACGAATTCCTGGACATGGATTCCGACGTCGGTGTCGCGCCCGACTACGGCGAGGCGGCGGTGGCGTCCGGCAACGGCGCCCGGACACTGGGATTCGCCGGAACCGCGCGCAAAGTCAGCGCGCTGTCGGCGGCCGGGCTGACCAAGCTGGCCGGCGACGAGTTCGGCGGCGGCCCGCGGGTGCCGATGGTGCCGGGCACCTGGGAACACGACCCGGACGATCGGCATGGCCCGGGTGAGTCGGAGAGAGGGGGCGGCGACGGTTCGTAA
- a CDS encoding PE family protein, whose protein sequence is MTLRVVPEGLAATSAAVAALTARLAAAHAAAAPAITAVVPPAADPVSLQTAAGFSAQGQEHAVVAAQGVEELGRAGAGVGQSGASYLAGDTAAAATYGMAAG, encoded by the coding sequence ATGACGTTGCGAGTGGTTCCCGAAGGCCTGGCCGCGACCAGCGCGGCAGTGGCAGCGCTGACGGCACGGCTGGCGGCCGCGCACGCGGCGGCGGCCCCGGCGATCACCGCGGTGGTACCGCCGGCGGCCGATCCCGTGTCGCTGCAGACGGCCGCCGGATTCAGCGCCCAGGGCCAGGAGCACGCCGTCGTCGCGGCCCAGGGCGTCGAAGAGCTGGGCCGCGCCGGCGCGGGCGTGGGTCAGTCCGGCGCAAGCTATCTCGCGGGTGACACCGCGGCGGCCGCGACCTATGGGATGGCGGCCGGCTGA
- the eccCa gene encoding type VII secretion protein EccCa encodes MSRLIFEARRRLAPPATRKGTITIEAPPELPRVIPPSLLRRAMPYLIVILIVGMIVALVATGMRMISPQTLFFPFVLLLAATALYRGNDNKMRTEEVDAERADYLRYLSVVRDNIRTQAAQQRAAAEWSHPDPTALATVPGSRRQWERDPHDPDFLVLRAGRHQVPLATALRVNDTADEIDLEPVSHSALRSLLDTQRTVRDVPTGIDLTKVSRITVLGEGPDVRAALRAWIAQAVTWHDPTVLGVALATRDLEGADWSWLKWLPHVDIPGELDGVGPARFLSTGADELIALLGPALADRPEFTGEPADALRHLLIVVDDPDYDLNASALAVGRAGVTVVHCSATPPHREQYSDPEKPILRISGGDGGGGQAGAIERWQTGGWRPYIDSADGLGAADAAHLARQLSRWDSNPTHAGLRSAATRGATFTTLLGIGDASRLDVPTLWAPRRRDDELRVPIGVTATGEPLIFDLKDEAEGGMGPHGLMIGMTGSGKSQTLMSILLSLLTTHSADRLIVIYADFKGEAGADSFRNFPQVVAVISNMAEKKSLADRFADTLRGEVARRETLLREAGRRVQGSAFNSVTEYEDAIAAGHELPPLPTLFVVADEFTLMLADHPEYAELFDYVARKGRSFRIHILFASQTLDVGKIKDIDKNTSYRIGLKVASPSVSRQIIGVEDAYHIESGKEHKGAAFLVPAPGATPIKFRSTYVDGIYEPPQTAKALVVHSNPEPKLFPAERVEPDHGTVISTGEDEDAAGPPRKLIATIGEQLARYGPRAPQLWLPPLDEPIPLTTVLARAGVPQGQWRWPLGEIDKPFEMRRDPLIFDATSSAGNMVIHGGPKSGKSTALQTFIMSAASLHSPREVTFYCLDYGGGQLRALEDLAHVGGVASALEPERIRRTFGELEQLLLSRQQRELFREKHGGAPDDGFGEVFLVIDNLYAFGRDNTDQFNTRNPLLAKVTELVNVGLAYGIHVIVTTPSWLEVPLAMRDGLGLRLELKLHDARDSNVRVVGALRRPADAVPHDQPGRGLTMAAEHFLFAAPELDHIAAINARHPGVTAPRVRLLPTNLAPDALGPLYRGTEQVVIGQREEDLAPVVLDFTENPLLMVFGDSKSGKTTLLRHIIRTVREHSTADRVAFTVLDRRLHLVDEPLFPDNEYTANIDRVIPAMLGLANLIESRRPPAGLSAAELSRWTYQGHTHYLIIDDVDQIPDSPAMSGPYIGQRPWTALIPQLAQAADLGLRVIVTARATGSGHGLMTSPLLRRLNDLQATTLMLSGNPQDSGKIRGQRFGRLPAGRAILLGDSETPTYVQLVNPLVGEAAMFGETQQ; translated from the coding sequence ATGAGCCGATTGATCTTCGAGGCCCGCCGCCGGCTGGCGCCGCCGGCCACCCGCAAGGGCACCATCACCATCGAGGCGCCCCCCGAGCTGCCCCGGGTGATCCCGCCGTCGCTGCTGCGGCGCGCGATGCCGTATCTGATCGTGATCCTGATCGTCGGCATGATCGTCGCGCTGGTCGCCACCGGGATGCGGATGATCTCGCCGCAGACGCTGTTCTTCCCGTTCGTGCTGCTGCTGGCGGCGACCGCGCTCTATCGCGGCAACGACAACAAGATGCGCACCGAGGAGGTCGACGCCGAACGGGCCGACTACCTGCGCTACCTGTCGGTGGTCCGGGACAACATCCGGACGCAGGCCGCCCAGCAGCGCGCGGCCGCCGAGTGGTCCCACCCCGACCCGACGGCGCTCGCCACGGTTCCCGGCTCCCGCCGGCAGTGGGAGCGCGACCCCCACGACCCCGACTTCCTGGTGCTGCGGGCCGGCCGGCACCAGGTGCCGCTGGCCACCGCGCTGCGGGTCAACGACACCGCCGACGAGATCGACCTGGAACCGGTGTCGCACAGCGCGTTACGCAGCCTGCTCGACACCCAGCGCACCGTCCGCGACGTGCCGACCGGGATCGACCTGACCAAGGTCTCGCGGATCACGGTCCTCGGTGAGGGGCCCGACGTGCGTGCGGCGTTGCGTGCCTGGATCGCCCAGGCGGTGACGTGGCACGACCCGACGGTTCTCGGGGTGGCGCTGGCCACCCGCGACCTGGAGGGCGCCGACTGGTCCTGGCTGAAGTGGTTGCCGCACGTCGACATTCCCGGCGAGCTCGACGGCGTCGGCCCGGCCCGCTTCCTGTCCACCGGCGCCGACGAATTGATCGCGCTGCTCGGGCCCGCGCTTGCCGACCGCCCGGAGTTCACCGGCGAGCCCGCCGACGCGCTGCGGCACCTGCTGATCGTCGTCGACGACCCCGACTACGACCTGAACGCCTCGGCGCTGGCCGTGGGCCGGGCGGGGGTCACCGTCGTGCACTGCTCCGCCACACCCCCGCACCGCGAACAGTATTCGGATCCCGAAAAGCCGATCCTGCGCATCAGCGGGGGGGACGGCGGGGGCGGCCAAGCCGGCGCCATCGAACGCTGGCAGACCGGTGGTTGGCGGCCCTACATCGACAGCGCCGACGGGCTCGGCGCCGCCGACGCCGCCCACCTGGCCCGCCAGCTGTCGCGGTGGGACTCCAACCCCACCCATGCCGGGTTGCGCTCGGCGGCCACCCGCGGTGCCACCTTCACCACGCTGCTGGGCATCGGCGACGCGTCGCGGCTGGACGTGCCGACGCTGTGGGCGCCGCGCCGCCGCGACGACGAGCTGCGCGTCCCGATCGGTGTCACCGCGACCGGCGAGCCGCTGATCTTCGACCTCAAGGACGAAGCCGAGGGCGGAATGGGCCCGCACGGCCTGATGATCGGCATGACCGGTTCCGGCAAGTCGCAAACCCTGATGTCGATCCTGTTGTCACTGTTGACAACCCACTCGGCGGACCGGCTGATCGTGATCTACGCCGACTTCAAGGGCGAGGCCGGAGCCGACAGCTTCCGCAACTTCCCGCAAGTCGTCGCGGTGATCTCGAACATGGCCGAAAAGAAATCGCTGGCCGACCGCTTCGCCGACACGCTGCGCGGCGAGGTGGCCCGCCGCGAGACGCTGCTGCGGGAGGCGGGCCGCCGCGTCCAGGGCAGCGCGTTCAACTCGGTGACCGAGTACGAGGACGCGATCGCTGCCGGACACGAACTGCCGCCGCTGCCAACGCTATTCGTGGTCGCCGACGAGTTCACCCTGATGCTGGCCGACCATCCGGAATACGCGGAGCTGTTCGACTACGTGGCCCGCAAGGGCCGCTCGTTCCGCATCCACATCCTGTTCGCTTCCCAGACGCTGGACGTGGGCAAGATCAAGGACATCGACAAGAACACCTCCTACCGCATCGGGTTGAAGGTGGCCAGTCCCAGCGTTTCCCGCCAGATCATCGGCGTGGAAGACGCGTACCACATCGAATCCGGCAAGGAGCACAAGGGCGCGGCCTTCCTGGTGCCGGCCCCCGGTGCGACCCCGATCAAGTTCCGCAGCACCTACGTCGACGGCATCTACGAGCCGCCGCAAACGGCCAAAGCCCTTGTCGTGCACTCGAACCCCGAGCCGAAGCTGTTCCCCGCCGAAAGGGTGGAGCCCGACCACGGCACCGTCATCTCCACCGGCGAGGACGAGGATGCGGCCGGGCCGCCGCGCAAGCTGATCGCGACCATCGGCGAGCAGCTGGCGCGGTACGGGCCGCGGGCGCCGCAGCTGTGGCTGCCGCCGCTGGACGAGCCGATCCCGTTGACCACGGTGCTGGCCCGCGCCGGGGTGCCGCAAGGGCAGTGGCGGTGGCCGCTCGGCGAGATCGACAAGCCCTTCGAGATGCGCCGCGACCCGCTGATCTTCGACGCCACCTCGTCGGCCGGCAACATGGTGATCCACGGGGGCCCCAAGTCCGGGAAATCGACTGCGCTGCAGACGTTCATCATGTCGGCGGCCAGCCTGCACTCGCCCCGCGAGGTCACGTTCTACTGCCTCGACTACGGCGGCGGCCAGCTGCGGGCGCTGGAGGATCTGGCGCACGTGGGCGGCGTGGCGTCGGCGCTGGAACCCGAACGCATCCGCCGCACCTTCGGCGAGCTGGAACAGCTGCTGCTGTCGCGTCAGCAGCGAGAGCTGTTCCGGGAGAAGCACGGTGGCGCCCCCGACGACGGTTTCGGCGAGGTGTTCCTGGTCATCGACAACCTGTACGCGTTCGGCCGCGACAACACCGACCAGTTCAACACCCGTAACCCGTTGCTGGCCAAGGTGACCGAACTGGTCAACGTCGGCCTGGCGTACGGCATTCACGTCATCGTCACCACCCCGAGCTGGCTGGAGGTGCCGCTGGCGATGCGCGACGGCCTCGGGCTGCGGCTCGAGCTCAAGCTGCACGACGCGCGGGACAGCAACGTGCGGGTGGTCGGCGCGCTGCGCCGCCCGGCCGACGCCGTCCCGCACGACCAGCCGGGCCGCGGGCTGACCATGGCCGCCGAACATTTCCTGTTCGCCGCCCCCGAACTGGACCACATCGCCGCGATCAACGCCCGCCACCCCGGGGTCACCGCGCCGCGGGTCCGGTTGCTGCCCACCAATCTCGCGCCCGACGCGCTGGGGCCGCTGTATCGCGGCACCGAACAGGTGGTCATCGGTCAGCGCGAAGAGGACCTCGCGCCCGTCGTGCTGGATTTCACCGAGAACCCGTTGTTAATGGTGTTCGGCGACAGCAAGTCCGGCAAGACCACCCTGCTGCGCCACATCATCCGCACCGTCCGCGAGCACTCCACCGCGGACCGGGTGGCCTTCACCGTCCTGGATCGTCGGCTGCACCTCGTCGACGAGCCGTTGTTCCCGGACAACGAGTACACCGCGAACATCGACCGGGTCATCCCGGCGATGCTGGGGCTGGCCAACCTCATCGAGTCGCGGCGGCCGCCGGCGGGCCTGTCGGCGGCGGAGCTGTCCCGCTGGACCTACCAGGGTCACACCCACTACCTGATCATCGACGACGTCGACCAGATACCGGATTCGCCGGCGATGAGCGGCCCCTACATCGGGCAGCGGCCATGGACCGCGCTCATCCCACAGCTGGCGCAGGCCGCCGATCTGGGGCTGCGGGTGATCGTCACGGCGCGCGCCACCGGATCGGGGCACGGGTTGATGACCAGCCCGTTGCTGCGTCGCCTCAACGACTTGCAGGCGACCACGCTGATGCTTTCGGGCAACCCGCAGGACAGCGGCAAGATCCGGGGGCAGCGATTCGGCCGGCTGCCCGCCGGTCGGGCGATCCTGTTGGGCGACAGCGAGACTCCGACGTACGTGCAGCTGGTCAACCCGCTCGTCGGCGAGGCCGCGATGTTTGGTGAAACGCAACAGTAA